In Brachyspira hampsonii, the following are encoded in one genomic region:
- the acpP gene encoding acyl carrier protein, whose protein sequence is MALIDEIKDVVANQLNISDKSKITDTASFVDDLNADSLDLVELIMELEKRYEIKIPQEDQEKIKNVADAAKYIEEHKK, encoded by the coding sequence ATGGCATTAATCGATGAAATTAAAGATGTTGTTGCTAATCAATTAAACATCTCAGACAAAAGTAAAATCACTGATACAGCTTCTTTCGTAGATGATTTAAACGCTGATTCGCTTGATTTAGTAGAATTAATCATGGAATTAGAAAAACGTTATGAAATCAAAATTCCTCAAGAAGATCAAGAAAAAATTAAAAATGTAGCTGATGCTGCTAAATACATTGAAGAACATAAAAAATAA
- a CDS encoding sigma-70 family RNA polymerase sigma factor: protein MIDDVFIKKLILEYKAARSIETLKEINEHLSNYIYNYPRKVFGVFHDDALEFYSYYIERIDNIIIKYNETDAKFITWFTYTLRSHYLNFLDHKKRKDKYKKQEISIDAPLCGKEALTLHDVLYDSKSYVINEYTKDYNESNIEKLSLNMFNYIEKEFSKRDSIAFFIHNLELFINLIIQPLMKYFNINYEEAYSIIEKARATYIKKYNEIIKQQDKIAKINAQIEINNKRGLFTVHLASKKQNYIKKLHSIKINVPYEFIAKLLNITNNAVTKIINKIKTSLKEHFNNLSDL, encoded by the coding sequence ATGATAGATGATGTATTTATAAAGAAGCTGATTCTGGAATATAAAGCTGCTAGAAGTATTGAAACTTTAAAAGAAATTAATGAGCATTTGTCCAATTATATTTATAATTATCCTAGAAAAGTTTTCGGTGTATTTCATGATGATGCTTTAGAATTCTACTCATATTATATAGAGAGAATAGACAATATAATAATAAAATATAATGAAACAGATGCCAAATTTATAACTTGGTTTACATATACATTAAGAAGCCATTATTTAAATTTCTTGGATCATAAAAAAAGAAAAGATAAATACAAAAAACAAGAAATATCAATAGATGCTCCATTATGCGGCAAAGAGGCATTAACATTGCATGATGTACTCTATGATAGTAAATCCTATGTTATAAATGAGTATACTAAGGATTATAATGAAAGCAATATTGAAAAACTCTCACTTAATATGTTTAATTATATAGAAAAAGAATTCAGCAAGAGAGATTCAATAGCATTTTTTATACATAATTTAGAGTTATTTATAAATCTAATAATACAGCCTCTAATGAAATATTTTAATATAAATTATGAAGAAGCATATTCTATAATAGAAAAAGCAAGAGCAACATATATAAAGAAATATAATGAAATAATAAAGCAGCAGGATAAAATAGCAAAAATAAATGCACAAATAGAAATCAATAATAAAAGAGGACTTTTCACTGTACATTTAGCAAGCAAAAAACAAAATTATATTAAGAAACTGCATTCTATAAAAATAAATGTACCTTATGAGTTTATAGCAAAACTTTTAAATATTACAAACAATGCAGTTACAAAGATTATAAATAAAATAAAAACTAGTTTAAAAGAGCATTTTAATAATTTATCGGACTTATAA
- the galK gene encoding galactokinase has product MIPRLHLKIVARFREVFGHKGDTKLYFAPGRVTVIGELIDYSDGDTITSAIDRGTYIVARKRPDNKVNIYAHSFKARKSFTLDDLEKNKEDEWAIYFKGVYSVLLEKEYKIHGMDIFVYTDLPFNTSLASSSSLCACLTFAALDINNIKDVAPIEMAKLSYEGEIKYASHRTSLSDHVTIFLAKENTLFFFNMKTLKYEYFDFNLGDYCMAVINSNKKRTSSDGEYNARKRECENALKKLKEKKSSLKSLSDLKVKDADFIKETLQNKEQRRALYVSAEQDRVNQAVKAIKKGSVKDLANLILKTHDGLSKLYEVSTAELDILVEEAMNMDGVLGARMIGTGFGGGVLMFLKKTEVENVIENLYTRYKERTRRDADVYILKLSSGTRILPTEE; this is encoded by the coding sequence ATGATACCTAGATTACATTTAAAAATAGTAGCAAGATTTAGAGAAGTTTTTGGACATAAAGGCGATACAAAGCTTTATTTTGCACCGGGAAGAGTTACAGTTATAGGAGAACTTATAGATTATTCAGATGGGGATACTATAACTTCTGCTATAGACAGAGGGACATATATAGTAGCTAGAAAAAGACCTGATAATAAAGTGAATATATATGCCCATTCTTTTAAAGCTAGAAAATCATTTACATTAGATGATTTAGAAAAGAATAAAGAAGATGAGTGGGCTATTTATTTTAAAGGTGTTTATTCTGTACTTTTGGAAAAAGAATATAAAATACATGGTATGGATATATTTGTATATACAGATTTACCTTTTAATACATCTTTGGCTTCATCTAGCTCATTATGTGCTTGTTTAACTTTTGCCGCTTTAGATATAAACAATATTAAAGATGTTGCCCCTATTGAAATGGCAAAATTATCTTATGAAGGCGAAATTAAGTATGCATCTCATAGAACATCTTTAAGCGATCATGTTACAATATTTTTAGCCAAAGAGAATACTTTATTTTTCTTTAATATGAAAACACTTAAATATGAATATTTTGATTTCAATTTAGGTGATTACTGTATGGCTGTTATTAATAGTAATAAAAAAAGAACTTCCAGCGATGGGGAGTATAATGCCAGAAAAAGAGAATGTGAAAATGCATTAAAGAAATTAAAAGAAAAGAAAAGTTCTTTAAAATCATTGTCTGATTTGAAAGTTAAAGATGCTGATTTTATTAAAGAAACCTTGCAGAACAAGGAGCAAAGAAGGGCATTATATGTTTCTGCTGAGCAGGATAGAGTTAATCAGGCAGTAAAAGCTATTAAAAAGGGTTCAGTTAAAGATTTAGCTAATTTGATACTTAAAACTCATGATGGTTTGAGTAAATTATATGAAGTTTCCACTGCAGAATTGGATATTTTGGTTGAAGAGGCTATGAATATGGACGGTGTTTTGGGAGCTAGAATGATAGGTACAGGTTTTGGCGGAGGCGTTTTAATGTTCCTCAAAAAAACTGAAGTTGAAAATGTTATAGAAAATTTATATACGCGTTATAAAGAAAGAACCAGAAGAGATGCTGATGTTTATATATTAAAACTATCCAGCGGTACTAGAATTTTGCCTACAGAAGAGTAA
- a CDS encoding DNA-3-methyladenine glycosylase I, giving the protein MQTICKWAKSEIEIKYHNEEWCRICHDERKLFEMLILENMQAGLSWRCILEKRENMRKAFDNFDYKKISKYDEKKIEELLNNKGIIRNKRKINALITNANKFIEVQKEYGSFDKYIWSFTNGKQINNKLCDEDPLPAKNELSDIISKDMIKKGFKFAGSIIIYSYLEAIGIINDHCVNCDFYKKT; this is encoded by the coding sequence ATGCAGACAATATGCAAATGGGCTAAAAGCGAAATAGAGATTAAATACCATAATGAAGAATGGTGCCGAATATGCCATGATGAAAGAAAATTATTTGAAATGCTGATACTAGAAAATATGCAGGCAGGTCTTAGCTGGAGATGCATATTAGAAAAAAGAGAAAATATGAGAAAAGCATTTGATAATTTTGATTACAAAAAAATATCTAAATATGATGAAAAAAAAATAGAAGAGCTTTTAAATAATAAAGGGATAATAAGGAATAAAAGAAAAATTAATGCTCTTATAACAAATGCAAATAAATTTATAGAAGTACAAAAAGAATATGGAAGTTTCGACAAATATATATGGTCTTTTACTAATGGAAAACAAATAAACAATAAATTATGCGATGAAGATCCGCTCCCAGCAAAAAATGAATTATCAGATATTATAAGCAAAGATATGATAAAGAAAGGATTTAAATTTGCAGGAAGCATTATTATATACAGTTATTTAGAAGCTATAGGGATAATAAATGATCATTGTGTAAACTGTGATTTTTACAAAAAAACTTGA
- the fabF gene encoding beta-ketoacyl-ACP synthase II, whose translation MSERRVVITGLGIVSSLGNDVKTFWDNLLNGVSGIKTLSKYFDPEKEQLITKIGAEALPLEGDYYSDKKMLRRLDPFINFGIYAAHHAFKQAGIEPKTGFDPLRAGCVLGSGIGGMTTLLSNHQVLLNDGPSRVSPFFVPMQIINMTPGLISMEYGMNGPNYSTVTACASSNHSIGLGYKHIKDNEADIMVVGGSEATINPLTIAGFNNARALSTRNDEPSKASRPFDKGRDGFVIAEGAGILILEEYEHAKKRNANIIAEVCGYGFTADANHITAPLEDGAMGARAMSLAIESAKISPDKISYVNTHGTSTPVGDIAEIKAIKKALGEDHAKKIKINSTKSMTGHALGAAGGIEAIATIMSMIDGKVHPTINVEDQDPECDLDVVANTAQDYKIEYAISNSFGFGGHNASIVFKKI comes from the coding sequence ATGAGTGAACGCAGAGTTGTAATTACAGGACTCGGTATAGTAAGTTCTCTTGGAAATGATGTAAAAACATTTTGGGATAACTTGCTTAATGGTGTTTCTGGAATAAAAACATTAAGTAAATATTTTGATCCTGAAAAAGAACAGCTTATTACCAAAATCGGTGCTGAAGCTTTACCATTAGAAGGTGATTATTATTCTGATAAAAAAATGTTAAGAAGACTAGACCCTTTTATTAATTTTGGAATATATGCCGCTCATCATGCATTTAAGCAGGCTGGTATAGAACCTAAAACAGGATTTGATCCTTTAAGAGCCGGATGTGTTCTTGGCAGCGGTATTGGCGGTATGACTACTCTTTTATCTAACCATCAAGTTTTACTTAATGACGGACCTAGCAGAGTATCGCCTTTTTTTGTACCTATGCAAATAATCAATATGACACCGGGTTTAATATCTATGGAATATGGTATGAACGGACCTAATTACAGTACAGTTACTGCTTGTGCTTCTTCAAATCATTCTATAGGTTTAGGCTACAAACATATTAAAGATAATGAAGCTGATATTATGGTAGTTGGAGGTTCTGAAGCTACTATTAATCCTCTTACTATAGCTGGTTTTAATAATGCCAGAGCTTTATCTACTAGAAATGATGAGCCTTCAAAAGCATCAAGACCTTTCGATAAGGGAAGAGATGGTTTTGTTATAGCTGAGGGTGCCGGTATATTAATACTTGAAGAGTATGAACATGCCAAAAAAAGAAATGCTAATATAATTGCTGAAGTTTGCGGTTATGGATTTACTGCTGATGCTAATCATATCACTGCTCCTTTAGAAGACGGTGCTATGGGAGCAAGAGCTATGTCTTTAGCTATTGAAAGTGCTAAAATCTCACCTGATAAAATCAGCTATGTTAATACTCATGGTACTTCTACTCCTGTCGGAGATATTGCTGAGATTAAAGCTATTAAAAAGGCTTTAGGCGAAGATCATGCTAAAAAAATAAAAATTAACTCTACAAAATCTATGACAGGTCATGCTTTAGGAGCTGCAGGCGGTATAGAAGCTATTGCTACTATTATGAGTATGATTGATGGTAAGGTACACCCTACTATTAATGTAGAAGATCAAGACCCAGAATGCGATTTAGATGTTGTTGCTAATACTGCTCAGGATTACAAAATAGAATATGCTATAAGTAATTCTTTCGGTTTCGGCGGACATAATGCTTCTATAGTATTCAAAAAAATATAA
- a CDS encoding DUF721 domain-containing protein — MHTIKNTLEEYSDRKLYQNINLANYIKISQKWNDIMGEVLSKICYPSFYRNAVLTVTITDSVWANEIFMNRNNIFKNIKKETNIEVVELKTRIGEVNNKIIENTNYKDKKEEEKELTKEHKEWIENTIKESGIKDERMKEIFANILKYEDNDDR, encoded by the coding sequence ATGCATACAATAAAAAATACATTAGAAGAATATTCAGATAGAAAATTATATCAAAATATTAATTTAGCAAATTACATAAAAATATCTCAAAAATGGAATGATATTATGGGAGAAGTACTTTCTAAAATATGCTATCCGTCATTTTATAGAAATGCCGTTCTCACTGTAACCATAACTGATAGTGTATGGGCTAATGAAATATTTATGAACAGAAACAATATATTCAAAAACATAAAAAAAGAAACTAATATAGAAGTAGTAGAACTGAAAACTAGAATTGGGGAAGTTAATAATAAAATAATAGAAAATACGAATTATAAAGATAAAAAAGAAGAAGAAAAAGAATTAACAAAAGAACATAAAGAATGGATAGAAAATACTATAAAAGAATCGGGTATAAAAGATGAGAGAATGAAAGAAATATTTGCTAATATATTAAAATACGAGGATAATGATGATAGATGA
- the glmM gene encoding phosphoglucosamine mutase, translated as MPTLKTSISGIRGIIGDGLDIRAVVDYTAAFACLFPKKAKVLVARDTRITGESILNAVASTLMASGINVIDIGITPTPTALYMVEKLKIHGGIMISASHNPIEWNALKLIGKGGHFLDEKAVNELMKLYDKKSSRFVKALETGTYEKIDNAIEEHIKRILRWIDAEKIKNANFKVACDYVNGTGLFATPPLLKALGVKEISINKEHTGKFAHIAEPSAASMKSLSDLVKKNKVNIGFTQDPDADRLALVLDDGTIISEEYTLALCAKYLWLVGKGNAAVNLSTSRMIDDLAKEKGYSVDRTKIGEINVSSHVVKNKLYFGGEGNGGIIVPAVTPGRDSLLGIALILELMAKTGKTISELVNEIPKYEIVKEKLEVSKIDEDKFLKQIKEEYPKAKITSIDGIKIDLEEGWLHVRSSNTEPIVRIIAEAKSKKEAKDLITAAMNMIKGVKPSVKPTKETKSKESKKEVNKKTKK; from the coding sequence ATGCCTACTTTAAAAACAAGCATATCAGGAATAAGAGGAATAATAGGAGACGGCTTAGATATAAGAGCTGTAGTGGATTATACAGCTGCATTTGCATGTCTTTTTCCAAAAAAAGCTAAAGTTTTAGTTGCAAGAGATACAAGGATAACAGGAGAATCTATATTAAATGCTGTTGCTTCAACTTTAATGGCATCAGGTATAAATGTAATAGATATAGGTATAACTCCAACCCCAACAGCCTTATATATGGTGGAAAAACTTAAAATACATGGCGGTATAATGATATCTGCAAGCCATAATCCTATAGAATGGAATGCATTAAAACTTATAGGTAAAGGCGGACATTTTTTAGATGAAAAAGCAGTTAATGAACTTATGAAACTTTATGATAAAAAGTCATCAAGATTTGTTAAGGCACTTGAAACAGGTACTTATGAAAAAATAGATAATGCTATAGAAGAACATATCAAAAGAATATTAAGATGGATAGATGCCGAAAAGATAAAAAATGCCAATTTTAAAGTTGCATGCGATTATGTTAATGGAACGGGTTTATTTGCAACTCCTCCCCTGCTTAAAGCATTGGGAGTTAAAGAAATTTCCATCAATAAAGAACATACAGGAAAATTTGCCCATATTGCAGAACCTTCTGCTGCTAGTATGAAAAGTTTATCTGATTTAGTTAAGAAGAATAAAGTTAATATAGGATTTACTCAAGACCCTGATGCTGACAGACTTGCATTAGTTCTTGATGACGGTACTATAATAAGCGAAGAATATACTTTAGCTCTATGTGCTAAATATTTATGGCTTGTAGGCAAGGGAAATGCTGCTGTAAACTTATCTACTTCAAGAATGATAGATGATTTGGCTAAAGAAAAAGGATATTCTGTAGATAGAACAAAAATAGGAGAAATTAATGTTTCTTCACATGTTGTAAAAAATAAATTATACTTTGGAGGCGAAGGAAACGGAGGTATAATAGTTCCGGCTGTTACTCCGGGAAGAGATTCACTTTTGGGTATAGCATTAATATTGGAATTAATGGCAAAAACAGGTAAAACTATTAGTGAACTTGTAAATGAAATACCAAAATATGAGATAGTTAAAGAAAAATTGGAAGTTTCAAAAATAGATGAAGATAAATTCTTAAAACAAATTAAAGAAGAGTACCCTAAAGCTAAAATAACATCTATTGACGGTATAAAAATAGATTTGGAAGAAGGCTGGCTCCATGTCCGTTCATCAAATACAGAACCTATAGTAAGAATTATCGCTGAAGCTAAAAGCAAAAAAGAAGCTAAAGATTTAATTACTGCCGCTATGAATATGATAAAAGGAGTAAAGCCTTCTGTAAAACCTACAAAAGAAACAAAATCAAAAGAATCTAAAAAAGAGGTTAACAAAAAAACTAAAAAATAA
- the fabG gene encoding 3-oxoacyl-[acyl-carrier-protein] reductase, whose product MDLNLKNKTAIITGSSRGIGKKIAETLAKEGVNVVITATNFDKASQVADEIKSSFNVETLAIAHDAKSSESCKDVIAKTIEKFGSIDILVNNAGITKDMLVLQMDDNAWNDVISTNLSGTFYMSRETAKNMLRARKGKIINISSVIGKMGNAGQVNYSAAKAGIIGMTKSMAKEFAPRNICVNAIAPGFIQTDMTGVLPEDTVKGIMSITPLKRLGTPEDVANLVLFLASDMSSYITGEVIAVDGGMSM is encoded by the coding sequence ATGGACTTAAATCTTAAAAATAAAACAGCTATAATAACAGGTTCAAGCAGAGGAATAGGTAAAAAAATAGCAGAAACTCTAGCAAAAGAAGGAGTTAATGTTGTCATTACTGCTACAAACTTTGATAAAGCCTCTCAAGTAGCCGATGAAATAAAATCATCTTTCAATGTAGAGACTTTAGCAATTGCACACGATGCAAAATCCAGCGAATCATGTAAAGATGTGATCGCTAAAACAATAGAAAAGTTTGGATCTATCGATATACTTGTAAATAATGCCGGAATCACTAAAGATATGTTGGTGCTTCAAATGGACGATAATGCTTGGAATGATGTAATATCTACAAATCTTTCAGGTACTTTCTATATGTCAAGAGAAACTGCTAAAAATATGCTTAGAGCTAGAAAAGGCAAAATAATAAATATATCCAGCGTTATAGGAAAAATGGGAAATGCCGGACAGGTTAATTATTCTGCTGCTAAAGCTGGAATCATAGGAATGACAAAATCTATGGCTAAAGAATTTGCCCCTAGAAATATATGCGTAAATGCTATAGCTCCGGGATTCATACAAACAGATATGACAGGAGTTTTACCAGAAGATACTGTAAAAGGTATTATGAGTATTACACCATTAAAAAGATTAGGTACTCCTGAAGATGTAGCTAATTTGGTATTATTTTTAGCTTCTGATATGAGCAGTTATATTACAGGAGAAGTCATAGCAGTTGACGGCGGTATGTCAATGTAA
- a CDS encoding cyclic nucleotide-binding domain-containing protein produces the protein MHKYNTAHFKKSTIIYIKDQIPKDVFYIITKGKAISYGTFNYNVEFNQGDILGLVNILLNEPYFFNVKAMEDVEAIEVDITEVIKTKNEELMVKIAANLDASFETWLGRYYMLLSENKEIARIRTKEEIMNMADIYNKNEFKQVAYKLYNEYMKLFPDNADDVKDKLSEITPIEEPQKNDDNIYYYKKGYCLYTELEYTNTLYIIKSGVIGIYNIINSKQMTRAIYSKNSMIDGYKPVLQYLPLSTCAVALEDTAIKKVTRNELINISEQDPELNLYYIKMVSIKIRNTILKLMVLSVDDLLSKLLITLYYMLKTEILPEDVNSINLLYTLNDIKTLTDIKDVKLIERELNRVRGVSVGSDGYINITDIKSLIIEYRNCINRLSNTHHHSMMYF, from the coding sequence ATGCACAAATATAATACAGCACATTTTAAAAAATCAACTATAATTTATATTAAAGATCAAATACCAAAAGATGTCTTTTACATAATAACAAAGGGAAAAGCTATATCTTATGGTACTTTTAACTATAATGTGGAGTTTAATCAAGGAGATATTTTAGGGTTAGTAAATATTTTATTAAATGAACCTTATTTCTTTAATGTAAAAGCTATGGAAGATGTGGAGGCTATAGAAGTAGACATAACAGAAGTAATTAAAACAAAAAATGAAGAGTTAATGGTAAAAATAGCTGCAAATTTAGATGCTTCATTTGAAACTTGGCTTGGAAGATATTATATGCTGCTTTCAGAAAATAAAGAAATAGCTAGGATAAGAACTAAAGAAGAAATAATGAATATGGCAGATATTTACAACAAAAATGAATTTAAACAGGTAGCATATAAACTTTATAATGAATATATGAAGCTATTCCCAGATAATGCTGATGATGTAAAAGATAAATTATCAGAAATAACTCCTATAGAAGAGCCTCAAAAAAATGATGATAATATATATTATTATAAAAAAGGATATTGTTTATATACTGAATTAGAATATACTAATACCTTGTATATTATAAAATCTGGGGTAATTGGAATATACAATATAATAAACTCTAAGCAAATGACAAGAGCCATTTATTCAAAAAACAGTATGATAGACGGATACAAGCCCGTTTTGCAGTATCTTCCTCTTTCAACTTGTGCCGTTGCTTTAGAAGACACTGCTATAAAAAAAGTAACAAGAAATGAATTAATAAATATATCAGAACAGGATCCTGAACTTAATCTTTATTATATAAAAATGGTAAGCATAAAGATAAGAAATACAATATTAAAGTTAATGGTTCTTAGCGTAGATGATTTACTATCAAAACTGCTTATAACGCTTTATTATATGTTAAAAACAGAAATATTACCTGAAGATGTTAATTCTATAAATTTGTTATATACATTAAATGATATAAAAACTTTAACTGATATAAAAGATGTAAAACTTATAGAAAGAGAATTAAACAGAGTAAGAGGCGTATCAGTAGGCTCAGACGGATATATTAATATAACAGATATAAAAAGTCTTATAATAGAATACAGAAACTGTATTAACAGACTAAGCAATACTCATCATCATAGTATGATGTATTTTTAA
- a CDS encoding L-cysteine desulfidase family protein: MDRTLYSNYINILKEELIPALGCTEPIAIAFAGAKIREIIGDIPEHITVKCSGNIIKNVKGVTVPNSGGLKGIDTAAILGLIGGDASKNLEVLSAVKQDDIYKTKELLNKKFCTCELIEGDENLHIIIEAEYKDTNALVEIKNSHTNITKIIKNGEKLLNSDNSSDKKEEDIRETLNIKDILAFANEVNIDDIKDTIKRQIELNYSIAEEGLKNDYGSSVGKTLMKYYGDDIRNKAKAYASAGSDARMGGCSMPVVTNSGSGNQGITVSVPVIKYAEYMKVSEEKLYRALVLSNLIAILQKKHIGKLSAFCGVVCAATGSASAIAYLHDCDYNIICNTITNALCTIGGMVCDGAKSSCASKIAEAVDCGILAFNLARDGKVFKAGDGLVKNDIEATIDSIGRMAKEGMKGTDIEILNIMIDN, translated from the coding sequence ATGGATAGAACTTTATACAGTAATTATATTAATATTCTAAAAGAAGAATTAATACCGGCACTAGGATGCACAGAGCCTATAGCAATAGCTTTTGCAGGTGCTAAAATCAGGGAAATAATTGGGGATATACCAGAACATATAACCGTAAAATGCAGCGGAAACATTATAAAAAATGTAAAAGGTGTAACTGTACCAAATTCAGGCGGATTAAAAGGAATAGATACTGCAGCTATTTTGGGATTGATTGGAGGAGATGCAAGTAAAAATCTCGAAGTTTTATCTGCTGTAAAACAAGATGATATATATAAAACAAAAGAACTTTTAAATAAAAAATTCTGCACTTGCGAATTAATAGAAGGAGATGAAAACCTGCATATCATAATAGAAGCAGAATATAAAGATACAAATGCCTTAGTAGAAATAAAAAATTCACATACTAATATTACAAAAATCATAAAAAATGGTGAAAAACTATTAAATTCTGATAATTCTTCAGATAAAAAAGAAGAAGATATAAGAGAAACTTTAAATATAAAAGATATACTTGCTTTTGCAAATGAAGTTAATATAGATGATATTAAAGATACTATAAAAAGACAAATAGAACTTAATTACAGTATAGCTGAAGAAGGTCTGAAAAATGATTACGGTTCTAGTGTAGGAAAAACATTAATGAAATATTACGGAGATGATATAAGAAATAAAGCTAAGGCTTACGCTTCCGCAGGATCAGATGCCAGAATGGGAGGCTGTTCCATGCCTGTAGTTACCAATTCAGGAAGCGGAAATCAGGGTATAACAGTATCTGTTCCTGTAATAAAATATGCTGAATATATGAAAGTATCTGAAGAAAAACTATACAGAGCTTTAGTGCTTTCAAATTTAATAGCTATACTTCAAAAAAAACATATAGGAAAATTATCGGCATTCTGCGGGGTTGTATGTGCTGCTACGGGTTCTGCCTCTGCAATAGCATATTTGCATGACTGTGATTATAATATTATTTGCAATACAATAACAAATGCATTATGTACAATAGGGGGTATGGTTTGCGATGGGGCTAAATCTTCATGTGCTTCAAAAATTGCTGAAGCTGTTGACTGCGGTATATTAGCTTTCAATTTAGCTAGAGACGGAAAAGTATTTAAAGCCGGAGATGGGCTTGTAAAAAATGATATAGAAGCAACTATTGATAGTATAGGAAGAATGGCTAAAGAAGGTATGAAAGGTACTGATATAGAAATACTTAATATAATGATAGATAATTAA
- a CDS encoding tetratricopeptide repeat protein — MDVNKLIFILFSLIVLITLSLYSQTNDVFQYDRKNLSNAYRYYNAKNYKKAAELFEYEIEYSPILKIEYFENLANSYMNLKDYANMLRAARSGIIVNSFSSKLHFQKGYALYKLGDTNKAIDSIRYSISLKPNDAYMNNFLGLLYLYVEDYKQAESSFLKATVYSPNNVVYMVNLAATYERDKNFSSALNTYQEAYKINPNYRGLKDSIDRNKNILARISENTNDISNLLEENKPLNTNQNNTIITYDEDVEVKPIEMDMIELATNTVMTNNIINTNNNITNDTAVNNADTNITISQTNTQQTNN; from the coding sequence ATGGACGTTAATAAGTTAATTTTTATACTTTTTTCTTTAATTGTATTAATTACATTATCATTATATTCTCAGACAAATGATGTATTTCAATATGATAGGAAAAATTTATCTAATGCATACAGATATTATAATGCCAAAAATTATAAAAAAGCTGCTGAATTATTTGAATATGAAATAGAATACTCTCCTATTCTTAAAATAGAATATTTTGAAAATTTAGCTAATTCTTACATGAATCTAAAAGATTATGCCAATATGCTTAGAGCAGCAAGAAGCGGTATAATAGTAAATAGTTTTTCATCTAAACTGCATTTCCAAAAAGGATATGCTCTTTATAAATTAGGAGATACAAACAAGGCCATAGATTCTATAAGATATTCTATAAGTTTAAAACCTAATGATGCTTACATGAATAATTTTCTTGGTCTTTTATATCTATATGTAGAAGATTATAAACAGGCTGAATCTTCATTTTTAAAAGCTACAGTTTACAGTCCGAATAATGTAGTATATATGGTAAATCTCGCAGCTACTTATGAGAGAGATAAAAATTTTAGTTCAGCTCTTAATACTTATCAGGAAGCATATAAAATAAATCCTAACTACAGAGGATTAAAAGATTCAATAGATAGAAATAAAAACATATTAGCTAGAATATCAGAAAATACAAATGATATCTCTAATTTATTGGAAGAAAATAAACCTCTTAATACAAATCAAAATAATACAATAATAACATACGATGAAGATGTTGAAGTTAAACCAATAGAAATGGATATGATAGAATTGGCAACAAACACTGTAATGACAAATAATATCATCAATACTAATAATAATATAACAAATGATACAGCAGTAAATAATGCAGATACCAATATCACAATTTCTCAAACAAATACACAGCAAACTAATAATTAA